The Vigna unguiculata cultivar IT97K-499-35 chromosome 1, ASM411807v1, whole genome shotgun sequence nucleotide sequence gaggcccgaaattcattaagggctaaccttgtggtgagggaaatttgattcatcgtaatacttgtaacacatagctcaggatcgagcagctcggggttgagcagaggtatccaccacaagtgcaagcatctgctgaatccgaTCAAGTTATACGtattcggatgagtcgagtcgagtcgtagtgtattgaatgaggagtcataacatgtttggttgttatatggatgtgagatgatgaaaatatatttgactgtatgatgaatatgttgttggttctagcttacccgttttgttgcatggttgtgttgtatgtggctgttcttccttgcgatgatcatcaacttggttgatgggagcagatgggcgaggttctcgtggtcaacaagggaatggcgattccgctgcttagccatctgggctggatctTATACTTTTTTCCTTCATGCTTTTTTTAGgactatggcccctgtattcgtggttattagattgtaaacttttagttaaacCGTTATCCtacttttgttggcatcgtggggTGCCTGGTTTGGTAGGGGTGATGTTGAGAATCCAAGGACTGCGTGGTTATACTATCTTATGTGTAgcgtttcctttaattacgtttataaattaaataggaCGTTACACAAATCACtgaatataattcaaatatcaatCCAATCGAAtaaaacaaacattttatttcaatttcctGGATTCATTGTTATTGGTTTGAATTTCAACTACTGCTTAGGGGGATTGAATATCTTAGTAATTGCTGGATATTTCTGAAAAATACTTGTTAATAATATTGCGAAGCGTGGAATAAATAAGTAGAGTTTTAGAACTTAAGGatgataaaaacaaattaagaagctgaagtgaaaaataatatatatatatattaaacataaacTTTTGCACAATTTTATTTCTACTTCAAGTGTTACCTTCAAATGATAAAGTGCTAAAGAAATCATGATTCCTTCccacagaaaaaaaaagtcgTTAATTCTTTCGCAAGTAAACCACATGCAATTTACACTCAAAGGACAAAGTGTTTCACTCAACTCACcgaatcataattttatttacatactACAAGTTATCCTTACAGTATGTGTCAgacaagatttttaaattattattattcagaaaatacaattatttgtttaaaaaaaaattgaactagaCCTGATACAATTGAAATTATAAGTTATtaaccaaaatcatattttattaattttggaattaatatttttgtcttgTCACTTTCCAAATCCGCTAATTCATAAcgatataatataagaaaaatgatattttaaccttccttttttatccatttttaattcATTGTTTCAATCATcactagatcatctttttttattctttttagtgatgtaatgtaatgatctaatggtgattgaagtgataagttaaaagtgggtcaaaaaaagtgggttaaattATCCATAATATAAACATGAAAACAAAGCCAagcattttatttcttttataattaatcaCAAGTACTGTTGTTTTCTCACCCCCAAATTTGCCAAGCCAGTGTAAcaaattaacaattaaaaattgaataaataaatattaataatgtctTCTTCTCCTTTGCATTATGTTCTACTTAACATGAATTAGCTATAcacattataattttaagaacGGTTGTTTTCCTAATATTTTCTTTAGAAATATAAATGGGTCAAATATGTCGGAAAAATGAAAGTAAttaatagaattttaaaattagaatcaTGTTTAAAAGTTTAAGATATGCACagaataatattaaacaaattatgttTACTTTGAGtaacatatatataatgtaatctTTTTCTTGTTATGTTTACCAATAGTAGAAATTTTCGGTGATTACAAATGCACTTGTCTCTTTTTTCCCTATTATCTCCACATcttagaaactaaaaaaaatttattgttttacaaATACTATATTAACCGTCCTCTGCACTAATTAGTTAtctgaattatttaaaaatataatatcatataaatCTTTAGAAACGACTGTTGTATATATAtgcaattttgaaaataaaaaaaaaaatagtgaaaataagtgtaatttcattaaatagaaTACCCACTCATGTAGTTTTTGCAATTGCATGGCCAATAAATATGGAGGATCTAGtaaaagagaaaattcaatatataagcAAAGAATAGAAACTAGTTTTCGTTTATGGAAAGAAGCAAAGAATAGAAACTTTGTTTTCGTTTTGGAAATAAACAAAGAACAGATACCGTAAGCCGTGTAGGACAACAAATGACAAATTCATTATTACTTTCCTCCGAGACAACCCACAAAACTAGTCTTCTGCTTTCTCATATCTGTCTTTCGAATTCCTCATAGCTAACCATGGCTGAATCATTTCTCTTCACCATCGCAGAGTCACTCATAGAAAAGCTTGCTTCTCATGTTTTTCAAGAAGCTTCTCGAGTGGTGGGTTTATACGACGATCTTCAAGAACTTACAAAAAATCTTTCTTTAGTCAAGGCTGTGCTGTTAGATGCTGAGCAAAAGCAGGAGCGCAACCATGAGCTCCGTGAATGGCTCACCCACCTCAAAACTGTCTTCTCTGATGCTGAAGATGTTTTGGATGAATTTGAATGCCAAACACTACGAAACAAAGTGGTGAAAGTTCATGGTAGCACCAAAGACAAGGTAAGTCACTTCTTCTCAACCTCCAATCCACTTCTTTTTCGTTGTAAAATGGGTCAACAAATTAAAGATATCAGCAAAAGACTAGACAAGGTTGCAGCTGATAGGCATAAGTTTAGTCTTCAAATAATTGATGTTGACACACGTGTTGTTCATCCGAGAGATATGACACATTCCCGTGTGAGTGATTCAGAAGTGATAGGAaggaaaaaagataaagaaaagatCATAGAGCTTTTGATGCAGCAGAATCCTAATAACGATGATACACCTCTCTCTGTTATTCCCATTGTGGGGATTGGAGGCTTGGGAAAGACTACGCTTGCAAAGTTTGTGTTCAATGACAGTAGGATCCAGGAATGCTTTCCGTTAAAGATGTGGGTGTGTGTTTCCGTTGACTTTGACATTAAACAACTCATTATCAAAATCATCAACTCCGCCACTGATTCAGCTTCTGCTGATGCTCCTTCTAACCCACCGAATTGGAACGTGTTGGATCTGGAACAACTACAAAATcaactgaaaaagaaaatgtccGGTCAAAAATTCTTACTCGTATTGGACGATGTATGGAACGAAGACCGTGTTAAATTGATTGAGCTGAGGGATTTAATCCATGTAAGTGCAGCAGGAAGTAAAATCCTTGTGACCACACGTAGTACTTCAATTGCTTCCATGATGGGCACAGTTCCCTTTCACACTTTAGAAGGTCTTTCTGAGGAGGACTCATTGTCTCTGTTTGTCAAGTGGGCATTTAAGGAAGGGCAGGAGAAAAGACATCCTCACTTAGTAAATATTGGCAGACAAATTGTGAAAAAATGCAAAGGGGTTCCTTTGGCAGTGAGAACATTAGGGAGTTCACTATTCTCGAAATTTGAGGCCAGTGATTGGGAATATGTGAGTGACAATGAAATCTGGAATTTGCCTCAGAAGAAGAATGACATTTTACCTGCCCTTAAATTGAGTTATGATCTCATGCCCTCCTATTTGAGGCAATGTTTTGCATTGTTTTCCCTTTACCCAAAAGATTATGAATTTGGTAGTTATGAAATAACCTTTCTTTGGGGGGCACTTGGTCTCATTGCACTACCAAAAACCAAAAGGACACTTGAAGAAGTGGGCAATCAATATTTGCATGAACTTCTGTCAAGATCCTTCCTTCAGGATTTTGTAAACTTTGGCACTGCGTATAGTTTTAGAATACATGATTTGGTGCATGATCTCGCCCAATTTATTGCGATGGATGAGTGTCTATACGTGAATTCCAACATTCAAAATATTCCGGATAATGTTCGGCATCTATCTTTTGCTGAAAGCAgtttgttcaacaatttggtgACTAAAAAATCAGCCGCTTTGAGAACTGTACTGTTTCCAAATGGTGCAGCAGCCGCCAACTGTGAAGCTTTACTGAATACATGTCTGCCAAAGTTCAAATGTTTGCGAGTTTTGGATTTAAGAGGTGCAAAATTTGAGACTTTGCCCCGTAACATTGTCAAGTTGAAACATTTGAGATATTTGGACATTGGCGAAAATGCAAACATTAAGAGACTCCCCGACTCTGTTTGCAAGCTCCAAAGTTTGCAAGTGTTGCTGCTTGCCAAATGCATAGAGCTGGAAGCTTTGCCCAAAGGATTAAGAAAACTGATCAGTCTCCGTTGTCTGGAGTTTAGCATAAAGCAAACTGTTTTGCCTATGAATGAGATCGCCAACTTGGGATCACTAGAAATGTTGAATATTGAGTCATGCCATAATGTAGAGTCCATCTTTGGAGGGGTGAAATTTCCTATTCTTAATACATTGTGTGTGGAAGACTGTCAGAGTCTGAAATCTTTGTTGTTGGATGGTCAAAATTTTCCTCAATTAGAAACATTGATGGTTGCAAACTGCGGTAATTTGGACTTGGAAGTGTGGAAGGGCCACCATGAAGAAGAAAGCTCCAAGCTGAAGTTAaaacttcttttgtttttcaatttatcaCAGCTGGTGGCTTTGCCTAAATGGCTTCAAAAGGCTGCCAACTCCTTACAGTGCTTGACGGTTTCAAATTGCCACAATTTTGAAATACTTCCAGACTGGTTAACAACTCTGACTCATCTGGAAACACTTCATTTATCATATTGTCCAAATTTGGTATCTCTCCCGGATAACATCCATCACCTCACAGTGCTTGAAAGTTTGATCATCGTAGGTTGTCCTTATTTGTGTAAAAACTATGAGCCCCATGTTGGAGAGTTTTGGCCCAAAATATCACACATAAAAAATGTTGTCATTAAGAAACCGGAAGAGCCGGAGAAGAATTAAATGAAGAGCAAGAGGTAGTCTGAAACcccttattttctttatttattcttttgttaagGTTTTTTCCAACATGTCCACTATTTTTTATGCTTTTCCATTTTGTTAATcgtgtttcatttcaatttagAAGACCTCCATGACATGGTTGTGTAGTGgaacatttgttttttttttttttctttacggGTTTGCTTTGTCTATCATTAag carries:
- the LOC114181561 gene encoding putative disease resistance protein RGA1 — protein: MAESFLFTIAESLIEKLASHVFQEASRVVGLYDDLQELTKNLSLVKAVLLDAEQKQERNHELREWLTHLKTVFSDAEDVLDEFECQTLRNKVVKVHGSTKDKVSHFFSTSNPLLFRCKMGQQIKDISKRLDKVAADRHKFSLQIIDVDTRVVHPRDMTHSRVSDSEVIGRKKDKEKIIELLMQQNPNNDDTPLSVIPIVGIGGLGKTTLAKFVFNDSRIQECFPLKMWVCVSVDFDIKQLIIKIINSATDSASADAPSNPPNWNVLDLEQLQNQLKKKMSGQKFLLVLDDVWNEDRVKLIELRDLIHVSAAGSKILVTTRSTSIASMMGTVPFHTLEGLSEEDSLSLFVKWAFKEGQEKRHPHLVNIGRQIVKKCKGVPLAVRTLGSSLFSKFEASDWEYVSDNEIWNLPQKKNDILPALKLSYDLMPSYLRQCFALFSLYPKDYEFGSYEITFLWGALGLIALPKTKRTLEEVGNQYLHELLSRSFLQDFVNFGTAYSFRIHDLVHDLAQFIAMDECLYVNSNIQNIPDNVRHLSFAESSLFNNLVTKKSAALRTVLFPNGAAAANCEALLNTCLPKFKCLRVLDLRGAKFETLPRNIVKLKHLRYLDIGENANIKRLPDSVCKLQSLQVLLLAKCIELEALPKGLRKLISLRCLEFSIKQTVLPMNEIANLGSLEMLNIESCHNVESIFGGVKFPILNTLCVEDCQSLKSLLLDGQNFPQLETLMVANCGNLDLEVWKGHHEEESSKLKLKLLLFFNLSQLVALPKWLQKAANSLQCLTVSNCHNFEILPDWLTTLTHLETLHLSYCPNLVSLPDNIHHLTVLESLIIVGCPYLCKNYEPHVGEFWPKISHIKNVVIKKPEEPEKN